CGCGGACGCGCACGATTTGGATCCGCAGGAGACCCGCGAGTGGCTCGACGCCCTGTCGGCGATCCGAGGTCACCGCGGTAGCGAGCGCGCCGAATTCGTCGTCAACGCAGTCATTGCCGCCGCGCGCGGTGGCGGCCTCGCTATTCAGCAGACGCTGACGACGCCCTATTGCAACACGATTCCGCTGGATCAGCAGCCGGCTCTGCCGGGCGACCGCGCCATCGAGCACAAGCTGCGGTCCATCATCCGGTGGAATGCTCTCGCCATCGTTCTGCGCGCCAACAAGGAAAGCTCGGAGCTCGGCGGGCACATCGCGAGCTTCCAGTCCGCCGCCACGCTCTATGACATCGGCTTCGGCCATTTCTGGCATGCGCCGACGGAAGAACACGGCGGCGATCTGATCTTCGTTCAGGGCCACTGTTCGCCCGGCATCTACGCGCGGGCGTTTCTCGAAGGGCGGTTGAGTGAGGATCAGCTGCTCGGCTTCCGGCAGGAGACCGGCGGCAAGGGCCTGTCGAGCTATCCGCATCCCTGGCTGATGCCGGATTTCTGGCAGTTCCCGACGGTCTCGATGGGGCTAGGGCCGCTGATGGCGATCTATCAGGCCCGGTTCCTGAAATATCTGGAGAACCACAAGCTGGCGGAGACCGCGAACCGCAAGGTCTGGGCCTTCATGGGTGACGGTGAAACCGACGAGCCGGAATCGCTCGGCGCGATCTCGCTCGCGGGCCGCGAGAACCTCGACAATCTGATCTTCGTCATCAACTGCAACCTGCAGCGGCTCGACGGGCCGGTGCGCGGCAACGGCAAGATCGTTCAGGAGCTCGAAAGCGTTTTCCGCGGCGCCGGCTGGAACGTCATCAAGGTGCTGTGGGGATCGGGCTGGGATCGGCTGCTGGCGAACGACAAGAGCGGGTTGCTGCTGAAGCGTATGGAGGAATGCGTCGACGGCGAGTACCAGGATTTCAAGAGCAAGAGCGGCGCCTATATCCGCGAGCATTTCTTCGGCAAGTACGACGAGCTGAAGCAGCTCGTCGCCGACATGAGCGACGACGAGATCTGGAAACTTGCGCGGGGCGGTCACGATCCGGAGAAGGTGTTCGCGGCCTATACCGCGGCGGTGAACCACAAGGGACAGCCTACCGTCATTCTGCCCAAGACCGTCAAAGGCTACGGCATGGGCGAGTCCGGCGAAGGTCAGATGATCGCGCATCAGGCCAAGAAGATGACACAGGACGCGCTGCGCGGTTTCCGCGACCGCTTCCAGGTGCCGGTCAGCGACGATGAGCTGGCCAAGGTGCCGTTCATCCGTCCGGCGGAAGACAGTCCGGAGATGAAGTATCTGCGCGCTCAGCGCGAGAAGCTCGGCGGCAGCCTGCCGCAACGCCGGCGCAAATCCGCGTCCTTGCAAATTCCGCCGTTGTCGACGTTCCAGCGGCTGCTCGATGCCACCGGCGACCGCGAAATCTCGACCACGATGGCGTTCGTGCAGATGCTCGGCGCGCTGGTGCGCGACAAGGCGATCGGCAAGCACATCGTGCCGATCGTGCCCGATGAATCCCGGACCTTCGGCATGGAGGGCATGTTCCGCCAGCTCGGCATCTATTCGTCGGTCGGCCAGCTCTACCGTCCCCAGGACGCCGACCAGCTGATGTACTACCGCGAGGACAAGACCGGGCAGGTGCTTCAGGAGGGCATCAACGAAGGCGGCGCCATGTCGAGCTGGATCGTCGCGGCAACGTCCTACTCGACGAACGACGTGCCGATGATCCCGTTCTACATCTACTATTCGATGTTCGGATTGCAGCGCGTCGGCGACCTCGCCTGGCTCGCCGGCGACATGCGCGCGCGGGGATTTTTGCTCGGGGGCACCGCCGGCCGCACCACGCTGAACGGCGAAGGCTTGCAGCACGAAGACGGCCATAGCCACGTGCTTGCCGGCACCATCCCGAACTGCATCTCCTACGATCCGACCTTCGCCTACGAGGTCGTGACCATCGTGCGCGAGGGCATGCGCCGCATGTACGAAGCGCAGGAGGACGTCTACTACTACATCACGCTGATGAACGAGAACTATCCGCATCCCTCGCTCGCCGAAGCGGGCAAGGGAGCAGAAGAGGGAATTCTCAAGGGGCTTTATCTCCTCAAGAACGGCGGCGAGACATCGAAGAGGGGACTTCGCGTCCAGCTCGTCGGCTCGGGCACGATCCTGCGCGAGGTGATTGCGGCCGCCGACCTGCTCAAGGCGGATTTCGGCGTGACCGCCGACATCTGGAGCGCGACGAGCTTCAACGAGCTGCGTCGCGACGGCATGGCCACGGAACGGTGGAATCTGCTGCACCCGACGGAGCCGCGCCGAAAGAGCTGGGTCGAAGCGCAGCTCGAAACGCATCCGGGTCCGGTCGTGGCGTCGACCGACTACATGCGCAACTACCCCGACCAGATCCGCGAATATGTCCAGGCGGCCGGACGCCGCTACGTCGTGCTCGGCACCGACGGTTTTGGCCGCAGCGACTTTCGCGTCAAGCTGCGCAAGTTTTTCGAGGTCGACCGGCATTACGTCGCCATCGCCGCGCTCAAGGCGCTCGCTGACGAAGGCACGATCAAGCCTGTCATCGTCGCGGAAGCCATCGCCAAGTACCAGATCGACGCCGGGCGCGCTGCGCCATGGACCGTGTGAGACAGCGAGCCGAGGGCAGAGCGATGAGTGGTCTGATCGACATCAAGGTTCCCGACATCGGCGACTTCAAGGACGTTCCGGTGATCGAGGTCTTCGTCAAGCCGGGCGACAGGGTGAAGGCGGAAGATCCTCTGGTTGCACTCGAATCCGACAAGGCGACCATGGAGGTGCCGTCGCCCCGTGAAGGCGTGGTGAAATCGGTAGTCGTCGAGATCGGCGACAAGGTCAGCGAAGGCACTGTGATCGTGCAGTTCGATGGCGCGGGCGCCGAGCAGGCCGAGGCGCGGCCGGTCGTCAGCGCTCCGCCGTCGCCGGTCAGTGCGCCGGCTGGCGTCGCAGAGGTGCGCGTCCCCGATATCGGCGACTTCAAGGACGTTCCGGTCATCGAGATCTTCGTGAAGCCCGGCGACAGCGTGAAGGCGGAGGATCCGCTGATTGCGCTCGAGTCGGACAAGGCGACGATGGAAGTGCCGGCGCCGCTCTCGGGCACCGTGCGCGAGATCAAGCTGAAGATGGGCGACAAGGTCAGCGAGGGCGCGGTCATTCTCGTGCTCGCGACCGGCGAGGGAGCGTCGGCCGCGCCGACAGCTGCCACGCCGGCGCCTGCGTCACCGACGCCTGCTGCTGCCCCCGCGGCGCAGGCGGGTGCCGTGGACGAGAAGGCGTTCGCACTGGCCTATGCCGGCCCCGCGGTTCGCAAGCTGGCGCGCGAGCTCGGCGTCGATCTCGGCAGGGTCAAGGGTACAGGCAATCGCGGCCGCATCCAGCGCGAGGACGTCGAGGCCTTTGCCAAGGGTGGGGCTGCAATCGCCAAGCCGCAGGCCGCTAGCGCAGGCGGAAGCGGCGTCGGCGGCGTCGATCTGCTGCCCTGGCCCAAGATCGATTTCGCCAAGTTCGGTCCGGTCGAGCGCAAGGAACTCGGTCGCATCAAGAAGATCTCGGCGGCCAATCTGCACCGCAACTGGGTCGTCATCCCGCACGTCACCACCCACGACGAGGCCGACATCACCGAACTCGAACAGTTCCGGGTGAAGATGAACAAGGAGCTGGAGAAGAGCGGCGTCAAGCTGTCGCTGCTGCCGTTCATGGTGAAGGCGGCCGTCGCGGCGCTGAAGAAGTTTCCGGAATTCAACGCCAGCCTCGACGGCGACACGCTCGTCTACAAGAACTATTGGCACATCGGCTTTGCGGCAGACACGCCGAACGGCCTGATGGTGCCGGTCATTCGCGACGCCGACAAGAAATCGATCCCGGACATCGCGAACGAGATGAACGCGCTCGCCAAACTGGCGCGCGAGGGCAAGATCAAGCCAGACCAGATGCAGGGCGGCACCTTCTCGATCTCCTCGCTCGGCGGCATCGGCGGGATCTATTTCACACCGATCATCAACGCGCCCGAGGTCGCGATCATGGGCGTCTGCAAAGGCTACTGGAAGCAGCATTCAGCGGACGGCAAAACCTGGACATCGCGTCTGACCTTGCCACTGTCGCTCTCCTGGGACCACCGCGTCATTGACGGCGCGGCGGCCGCGCGCTTCAACGTCTATTTCGCCAATGTGCTCGCCGATCTGCGGCGCGTGTTGTTCTGAGGTTGGGGAACGCAGTATGGCTCAGATCGAAGTCAAGGTTCCTGACATCGGCGACTTCAAGGACGTCGCCGTCATCGAGGTGATGGTGAAGGCCGGCGAGACCGTCGCGGTCGACACCAGCCTCATCATGGTCGAGTCCGACAAGGCCTCGATGGAGATCCCATCCTCGCACGCCGGAATCGTCAAGGACGTCAGGGTCAAGGTCGACGACAAGGTCAGCGAGGGATCCGTCATCCTCGTGCTGGAGACGACGGGAGCCGCGGCCGCAGCCGCGCCCGCACCGGCATCGCCGCCGGCCGCCGCGACGCCACCCGTTGCGCCTGTCGCCTCGTCCCATTCCGGCAAGGCGGAGCTCGAATGCGACATGCTGGTGCTGGGTGCCGGTCCCGGCGGTTACTCCGCCGCCTTCCGCGCCGCCGATCTCGGCATGAAGACCGTGCTGGTCGAGCGTTACGATAAGCTCGGCGGCGTCTGTCTCAACGTCGGCTGCATCCCGAGCAAAGCGCTGCTGCACACCGCGTCGGTGATCGACGAGGTCAAGCATCTTCCCGACCATGGCATCACCTTCGGTGCGCCGCAGGTCGACCTCGACAAGCTGCGCGGATT
This genomic stretch from Bradyrhizobium daqingense harbors:
- the aceE gene encoding pyruvate dehydrogenase (acetyl-transferring), homodimeric type, encoding MTVADAHDLDPQETREWLDALSAIRGHRGSERAEFVVNAVIAAARGGGLAIQQTLTTPYCNTIPLDQQPALPGDRAIEHKLRSIIRWNALAIVLRANKESSELGGHIASFQSAATLYDIGFGHFWHAPTEEHGGDLIFVQGHCSPGIYARAFLEGRLSEDQLLGFRQETGGKGLSSYPHPWLMPDFWQFPTVSMGLGPLMAIYQARFLKYLENHKLAETANRKVWAFMGDGETDEPESLGAISLAGRENLDNLIFVINCNLQRLDGPVRGNGKIVQELESVFRGAGWNVIKVLWGSGWDRLLANDKSGLLLKRMEECVDGEYQDFKSKSGAYIREHFFGKYDELKQLVADMSDDEIWKLARGGHDPEKVFAAYTAAVNHKGQPTVILPKTVKGYGMGESGEGQMIAHQAKKMTQDALRGFRDRFQVPVSDDELAKVPFIRPAEDSPEMKYLRAQREKLGGSLPQRRRKSASLQIPPLSTFQRLLDATGDREISTTMAFVQMLGALVRDKAIGKHIVPIVPDESRTFGMEGMFRQLGIYSSVGQLYRPQDADQLMYYREDKTGQVLQEGINEGGAMSSWIVAATSYSTNDVPMIPFYIYYSMFGLQRVGDLAWLAGDMRARGFLLGGTAGRTTLNGEGLQHEDGHSHVLAGTIPNCISYDPTFAYEVVTIVREGMRRMYEAQEDVYYYITLMNENYPHPSLAEAGKGAEEGILKGLYLLKNGGETSKRGLRVQLVGSGTILREVIAAADLLKADFGVTADIWSATSFNELRRDGMATERWNLLHPTEPRRKSWVEAQLETHPGPVVASTDYMRNYPDQIREYVQAAGRRYVVLGTDGFGRSDFRVKLRKFFEVDRHYVAIAALKALADEGTIKPVIVAEAIAKYQIDAGRAAPWTV
- a CDS encoding dihydrolipoyllysine-residue acetyltransferase encodes the protein MSGLIDIKVPDIGDFKDVPVIEVFVKPGDRVKAEDPLVALESDKATMEVPSPREGVVKSVVVEIGDKVSEGTVIVQFDGAGAEQAEARPVVSAPPSPVSAPAGVAEVRVPDIGDFKDVPVIEIFVKPGDSVKAEDPLIALESDKATMEVPAPLSGTVREIKLKMGDKVSEGAVILVLATGEGASAAPTAATPAPASPTPAAAPAAQAGAVDEKAFALAYAGPAVRKLARELGVDLGRVKGTGNRGRIQREDVEAFAKGGAAIAKPQAASAGGSGVGGVDLLPWPKIDFAKFGPVERKELGRIKKISAANLHRNWVVIPHVTTHDEADITELEQFRVKMNKELEKSGVKLSLLPFMVKAAVAALKKFPEFNASLDGDTLVYKNYWHIGFAADTPNGLMVPVIRDADKKSIPDIANEMNALAKLAREGKIKPDQMQGGTFSISSLGGIGGIYFTPIINAPEVAIMGVCKGYWKQHSADGKTWTSRLTLPLSLSWDHRVIDGAAAARFNVYFANVLADLRRVLF